In Vanacampus margaritifer isolate UIUO_Vmar chromosome 18, RoL_Vmar_1.0, whole genome shotgun sequence, a genomic segment contains:
- the map2k6 gene encoding dual specificity mitogen-activated protein kinase kinase 6 isoform X1, whose amino-acid sequence MCAARSSLQQEEEGEGGEGGGPPPPSGGPRPGRAKGGKRKLVLALPREVFQQAPPPALPPRDLDSKACVTIGDKNFEVKADELERIGELGRGAYGVVDKMRHVPSGVIMAVKLIRATVNTQEQKSLLMDLDISMRTVDCFYTVTFYGALFREGDVWICMELMDTSLDKFYKKVLEKERTIPEDILGKMAVCIVNALEHLHSNLRVIHRDVKPSNVLINRQGQVKMCDFGISGYLVDSVAKTMDAGCKPYMAPERINPETNQKGYNVKSDIWSLGITMLELAILGFPYDSWGTPFQQLKQVVEEPSPQLPADKFSPEFVQFISLCLKKVSKERPSYAELMQHPFFTSHDTKDTDVAAFVKVILADR is encoded by the exons ATGTGCGCCGCCAGAAGCTCGctgcagcaggaggaggagggcgaGGGGGGCGAGGGGGGCGGCCCCCCACCTCCCTCTGGGGGGCCCCGCCCCGGCAGAGCTAAGGGAG GCAAGCGGAAGTTGGTCCTCGCCCTCCCCAGGGAAGTCTTCCAACAAGCGCCCCCTCCCGCACT CCCGCCGAGAGATTTAGACTCCAAAGCGTGCGTGACCATCGGCGACAAG AATTTCGAGGTGAAGGCCGACGAGCTGGAGCGCATCGGCGAGCTGGGCCGCGGCGCGTACGGCGTCGTGGACAAAATGAGGCACGTGCCCAGCGGCGTCATTATGGCCGTCAAG CTGATCCGCGCCACCGTCAACACTCAAGAGCAAAAGAGTCTGCTCATGGACTTGGACATCTCCATGAGGACTGTGGACTGCTTCTACACCGTCACCTTCTACGGGGCGCTCTTCAGAGAG GGAGACGTGTGGATCTGCATGGAGCTGATGGACACGTCGCTGGACAAGTTCTACAAGAAGGTGTTGGAGAAGGAGCGCACCATACCCGAGGATATCCTGGGAAAGATGGCCGTCTGT ATCGTGAATGCGTTGGAGCATCTTCACAGCAACCTGCGAGTCATCCACAGAG ACGTCAAGCCATCCAACGTGCTGATCAACCGGCAAGGGCAAGTGAAGATGTGCGACTTCGGCATCAGCGGCTACCTGGTGGACTCGGTGGCCAAAACCATGGACGCCGGCTGCAAGCCTTACATGGCG CCGGAGAGGATCAACCCCGAGACCAACCAGAAAGGATACAACGTCAAATCCGACATTTGGAGTTTGGGGATCACCATG CTGGAGCTGGCCATCCTGGGCTTCCCGTACGACTCTTGGGGTACGCCCTTCCAGCAGCTCAAGCAGGTGGTGGAGGAACCTTCTCCTCAGCTTCCTGCCGACAAGTTCTCCCCAGAATTCGTCCAATTCATTTCCCTGTG CTTGAAGAAAGTGTCCAAAGAGCGACCCAGCTACGCAGAGCTCATG CAACATCCCTTCTTCACGTCTCACGACACCAAAGACACCGACGTGGCGGCCTTCGTCAAGGTCATCCTGGCAGACCGCTGA
- the map2k6 gene encoding dual specificity mitogen-activated protein kinase kinase 6 isoform X2, with the protein MCAARSSLQQEEEGEGGEGGGPPPPSGGPRPGRAKGGKRKLVLALPREVFQQAPPPALPPRDLDSKACVTIGDKNFEVKADELERIGELGRGAYGVVDKMRHVPSGVIMAVKLIRATVNTQEQKSLLMDLDISMRTVDCFYTVTFYGALFREGDVWICMELMDTSLDKFYKKVLEKERTIPEDILGKMAVCIVNALEHLHSNLRVIHRDVKPSNVLINRQGQVKMCDFGISGYLVDSVAKTMDAGCKPYMAPERINPETNQKGYNVKSDIWSLGITMLEESVQRATQLRRAHATSLLHVSRHQRHRRGGLRQGHPGRPLSSGPMGALLLAVIPSPSSRNCVHFQHFCLSCLSAVTCGGCRKS; encoded by the exons ATGTGCGCCGCCAGAAGCTCGctgcagcaggaggaggagggcgaGGGGGGCGAGGGGGGCGGCCCCCCACCTCCCTCTGGGGGGCCCCGCCCCGGCAGAGCTAAGGGAG GCAAGCGGAAGTTGGTCCTCGCCCTCCCCAGGGAAGTCTTCCAACAAGCGCCCCCTCCCGCACT CCCGCCGAGAGATTTAGACTCCAAAGCGTGCGTGACCATCGGCGACAAG AATTTCGAGGTGAAGGCCGACGAGCTGGAGCGCATCGGCGAGCTGGGCCGCGGCGCGTACGGCGTCGTGGACAAAATGAGGCACGTGCCCAGCGGCGTCATTATGGCCGTCAAG CTGATCCGCGCCACCGTCAACACTCAAGAGCAAAAGAGTCTGCTCATGGACTTGGACATCTCCATGAGGACTGTGGACTGCTTCTACACCGTCACCTTCTACGGGGCGCTCTTCAGAGAG GGAGACGTGTGGATCTGCATGGAGCTGATGGACACGTCGCTGGACAAGTTCTACAAGAAGGTGTTGGAGAAGGAGCGCACCATACCCGAGGATATCCTGGGAAAGATGGCCGTCTGT ATCGTGAATGCGTTGGAGCATCTTCACAGCAACCTGCGAGTCATCCACAGAG ACGTCAAGCCATCCAACGTGCTGATCAACCGGCAAGGGCAAGTGAAGATGTGCGACTTCGGCATCAGCGGCTACCTGGTGGACTCGGTGGCCAAAACCATGGACGCCGGCTGCAAGCCTTACATGGCG CCGGAGAGGATCAACCCCGAGACCAACCAGAAAGGATACAACGTCAAATCCGACATTTGGAGTTTGGGGATCACCATG CTTGAAGAAAGTGTCCAAAGAGCGACCCAGCTACGCAGAGCTCATG CAACATCCCTTCTTCACGTCTCACGACACCAAAGACACCGACGTGGCGGCCTTCGTCAAGGTCATCCTGGCAGACCGCTGAGCTCCGGGCCAATGGGAGCCCTTCTGCTTGCGGTTATTCCGTCCCCTTCCTCCAGGAATTGtgtccattttcaacacttttgtttGTCATGTTTGTCCGCTGTCACTTGTGGTGGTTGTAGAAAATCCTAA
- the LOC144037936 gene encoding E3 ubiquitin-protein ligase TRIM35-like → MADPVEDHLQCPSCLDIFHDPVILPCSHSFCRECVRRWWQQKSDRSCPVCRTQFKSLDPPMNLALRKVCEAFSRAPMESEDVCSLHKEKLKLFCWDHKKLVCVICRDSEIHAGHKFRPVDEVVKAHQEKLGKNLKYVRRRLEYSKKKRDKYIEQAEHIKVQWERVERKIKEDFEELRGFLQAEEDARLAAVRDEEQKKSRSMKENIAALSKDMAALLEVIRSAEEQLTSDPVSSMKNFQAATVRNQKLPGNLEPLPPGALLDEAKHVGNLKFSVWERMKRVVSYSPVILDPNTAGSKLRLSDDLTGVSFQVGQQRPSNAERLKGNIVLGSALVSATRKWDVEVGDNTDWKVGVAWGDPCLPSAMLQSSIGFCNGRYRIFADTLLGSWNPPMKLQRIRVHVDVNERSITFSECQTNTILCKKNPSDWPHSSDNINMYPYFYTKDVIPLQIIPLPAPLTTSSPRL, encoded by the coding sequence ATGGCTGACCCAGTTGAGGACCATCTCCAATGTCCATCCTGTTTGGACATCTTTCACGATCCCGTCATCCTGCCGTGCAGTCACAGCTTCTGTCGCGAGTGCGTGCGGCGGTGGTGGCAGCAGAAAAGCGATCGGTCGTGTCCAGTCTGCCGGACGCAGTTTAAATCCTTGGACCCGCCTATGAACTTGGCGCTGAGGAAGGTGTGCGAGGCCTTTTCAAGAGCCCCGATGGAGTCGGAGGACGTTTGCAGCTTGCACAAGGAGAAACTGAAACTCTTCTGTTGGGACCACAAGAAACTCGTGTGCGTCATTTGCAGAGATTCCGAAATCCACGCGGGCCACAAGTTCCGTCCCGTTGATGAAGTTGTGAAAGCTCACCAAGAGAAGCTCGGGAAAAACCTCAAGTATGTCAGGAGAAGGCTCGAATattccaaaaagaaaagagacaAGTACATTGAACAAGCAGAACACATCAAGGTCCAGTGGGAGCGAGTTGAAAGGAAGATCAAGGAGGATTTTGAGGAGCTTCGGGGCTTCCTGCAGGCCGAGGAGGACGCCAGGTTGGCTGCCGTGAGGGACGAAGAGCAAAAGAAGAGTCGGAGCATGAAGGAGAATATTGCGGCTCTCAGCAAAGACATGGCCGCCCTCTTAGAAGTGATCAGGAGCGCAGAGGAGCAGCTGACCTCTGACCCCGTTTCCTCCATGAAGAACTTCCAGGCCGCCACGGTCAGAAACCAGAAGCTACCCGGCAACCTGGAGCCGCTCCCACCTGGCGCTCTGCTGGACGAAGCCAAGCATGTGGGCAACCTCAAGTTCAGCGTGTGGGAGCGAATGAAGCGGGTGGTCTCCTACAGTCCCGTCATTCTGGACCCAAACACGGCCGGTTCAAAACTCCGCCTGTCGGACGATCTGACCGGTGTGAGTTTTCAAGTCGGACAGCAGCGTCCAAGCAATGCAGAGAGGTTAAAGGGCAACATTGTGCTGGGTTCGGCCTTGGTCTCGGCAACACGTAAGTGGGATGTTGAGGTGGGAGACAACACTGACtggaaagtgggtgtggcttgggGGGACCCTTGTTTGCCAAGCGCAATGCTACAATCAAGTATTGGATTTTGTAATGGACGATACAGAATATTTGCTGACACGCTGCTTGGATCCTGGAATCCTCCAATGAAACTGCAGAGGATCCGAGTTCACGTGGACGTTAACGAAAGATCGATAACTTTCTCGGAATgtcaaacaaacacaatattgtgcaaaAAGAATCCTTCCGATTGGCCACATTCATCTGACAACATCAACATGTATCCCTACTTTTACACAAAGGATGTGATTCCTTTGCAAATAATTCCACTTCCAGCTCCTCTTACCACTTCAAGTCCGCGATTATGA
- the kcnj16a gene encoding LOW QUALITY PROTEIN: inward rectifier potassium channel 16 (The sequence of the model RefSeq protein was modified relative to this genomic sequence to represent the inferred CDS: inserted 2 bases in 1 codon) — translation MTGVSXFIPARLRRHAQSSAAKMHKSYQSVDHGDDMTAVKTEKSPEKRKQRYVRKEGSCNVVFRHVPEEWLLFVTDIFTTLVEIRWRMMLLIFTLSYILSWLFFGILFWVIALAHGDVHDHKTAPCVYEVRSFTAAFLFSLETQTTIGYGSRGMSENCAVAIMVVTIQDVVSCFIDTFVIGIAVAKMASARKRAQTVGFSNCAVVNLRDGHLCLSWRVGDFRRNHLVEGMAHAQIVRTDAHATGRVDVSYRDLDIQQPEIVLVAPTTICHRIQEGSPLYGMSPAELQHADLEVVVSFTYTDDSTGTLHQTRTSYTQDDILWGHVFQEMIRAGRRRYTVDYVLFNQTAKVLVPQTSAEAYQRLKRRLRPSPRPSPRHEVPSRAQTLTPPSDPHCQHLDTPADAAHAEK, via the exons ATGACAGGTGTGTC TTTCATTCCAGCACGCCTGCGGAGGCACGCGCAAAGCTCAG CCGCCAAGATGCACAAGTCGTACCAAAGCGTTGACCACGGGGACGACATGACGGCGGTGAAGACGGAAAAGAGTCCCGAGAAGCGCAAGCAGCGCTACGTGCGCAAAGAGGGCAGCTGCAACGTGGTTTTCCGCCACGTTCCCGAGGAGTGGCTCCTTTTCGTCACCGACATCTTCACCACCCTGGTGGAGATCCGCTGGAGGATGATGCTGCTCATCTTCACGCTGTCTTACATCCTGTCCTGGCTCTTTTTTGGGATCCTCTTCTGGGTCATCGCGCTGGCTCACGGCGACGTCCACGACCACAAGACGGCGCCGTGTGTCTACGAGGTACGCAGTTTTACCGCCGCCTTCCTCTTCTCGCTGGAGACCCAGACCACCATCGGCTACGGGTCCAGAGGGATGTCGGAGAACTGCGCCGTAGCCATCATGGTGGTGACCATCCAGGACGTCGTCAGCTGCTTCATCGACACCTTTGTCATCGGCATCGCCGTCGCCAAGATGGCCTCGGCCAGGAAGCGAGCGCAGACGGTGGGATTTAGCAACTGCGCCGTGGTCAACCTGCGCGACGGCCACTTGTGTCTCTCCTGGCGGGTGGGCGACTTCCGCCGCAACCACCTGGTGGAGGGTATGGCACACGCTCAGATCGTGCGCACCGACGCCCACGCCACCGGCAGGGTCGACGTTAGCTACCGGGACCTTGACATCCAGCAGCCGGAGATCGTTCTGGTGGCGCCCACCACCATCTGCCACCGCATCCAAGAGGGCAGCCCGCTCTACGGGATGAGCCCGGCAGAGCTGCAGCACGCCGACCTGGAGGTGGTGGTGTCCTTCACGTACACCGACGACAGCACAGGAACTCTACACCAGACGCGGACCTCCTACACGCAGGACGACATCCTGTGGGGTCACGTCTTCCAGGAGATGATCCGGGCCGGCAGGAGGCGCTACACCGTCGACTACGTGCTCTTCAACCAGACCGCCAAGGTCCTGGTGCCCCAGACCAGCGCCGAGGCGTACCAGAGGCTCAAAAGGCGGCTGCGGCCCTCACCGCGGCCCTCTCCGCGCCATGAGGTCCCGAGCCGCGCCCAAACGCTAACGCCGCCGTCAGATCCCCACTGCCAACATCTTGACACGCCAGCTGATGCCGCACATGCGGAAAAGTAG